A window from Bufo bufo chromosome 1, aBufBuf1.1, whole genome shotgun sequence encodes these proteins:
- the MYADM gene encoding myeloid-associated differentiation marker encodes MPVQKRTVVVGNTQTLRSPVGIVRILAAIFVCVTFSLVVHNGIWSGRVGELCMFSWCFCFVVTIIIIIVEFAGVQNRMPVSWKNFPITFAMFAVLMCLSASILYPLYYLEDKSHGGSRRTYEIVATVFSCLATLAYIIEVSLTRAQPGEVSGYMATVPGLLKVIESYIACVIFVFISDPSMYSHEALKWCLSVYCICFIISVLVIIMCVGECTSWLPIAFEKFLSAYALLAVLLYVTALIIWPIYKFDAKHGGDRARPGYCSGSRQYELCAYDKSVAIAVLTGINLLVYISDLVHSARLVFITVY; translated from the coding sequence ATGCCAGTCCAAAAGAGGACCGTGGTGGTGGGCAACACCCAGACCTTAAGGTCACCTGTCGGGATTGTGCGCATTCTTGCAGCCATCTTTGTCTGTGTTACCTTCAGCTTGGTTGTCCACAATGGAATTTGGAGTGGCCGAGTTGGAGAATTGTGCATGTTCTCCTGGTGTTTCTGTTTCGTAGttacaataataataatcattgtgGAATTTGCCGGAGTTCAGAACCGGATGCCGGTGTCCTGGAAGAACTTTCCAATCACTTTTGCGATGTTTGCTGTCCTGATGTGCCTGTCTGCCTCCATCCTTTACCCACTGTACTATCTGGAAGACAAAAGCCATGGCGGTAGTCGACGCACCTATGAAATCGTGGCCACGGTGTTTTCCTGCCTTGCCACTTTGGCCTATATCATTGAAGTGTCCTTGACCAGAGCTCAGCCAGGAGAAGTTTCTGGGTACATGGCGACTGTTCCTGGACTTCTGAAAGTCATAGAAAGCTACATTGCCTGTGTCATTTTTGTCTTTATTTCAGATCCATCTATGTATTCACATGAGGCACTGAAATGGTGTTTGTCCGTTTACTGTATCTGTTTTATCATTTCTGTTCTGGTCATTATTATGTGTGTCGGAGAGTGCACAAGCTGGTTGCCCATTGCTTTTGAGAAGTTCCTCAGTGCTTACGCCCTCCTTGCAGTTCTCCTTTATGTTACTGCCTTGATCATCTGGCCCATCTACAAGTTTGATGCCAAGCACGGTGGTGATAGGGCAAGGCCTGGTTACTGCAGTGGTTCTCGTCAATACGAACTATGTGCTTACGATAAAAGTGTCGCCATTGCTGTTCTGACAGGTATCAATCTTTTAGTTTACATTAGTGATCTGGTGCATTCTGCAAGACTTGTATTCATCACAGTTTATTAA